One part of the Chryseobacterium sp. 7 genome encodes these proteins:
- the holA gene encoding DNA polymerase III subunit delta: MKELDLILKNIKNKEVLPIYFFHGEEAYFIDVAVKALEHNFLEEDEKAFNQTVTYGKDTSYQEVLSLARQFPMMGDKQVIIVKEAQDLKLNDEENRILESYVENPVPSTVLVFAHKHKKLDSRKKAAKALDKAKALFLSESVRENNLPKWISDECAKLKINTAPNISHLLAEYLGNDLSRISNELNKLKIILKEGELLDGAIVENHIGISKEYNVFELQKALGTKNANAAFKIAHFMGKNPKNNPFVMMLASLYNYFSNVIIYQTMAGQSPQTIASQMGVNPYFIKDYAESARLYPLKHATRVISILREFDMKGKGLGAVNMGEAELIRELVYKIINVDKIKMKV; encoded by the coding sequence ATGAAAGAATTAGATTTAATCCTCAAAAATATTAAAAATAAAGAAGTTTTACCTATTTATTTTTTCCACGGAGAAGAAGCCTACTTTATTGATGTTGCGGTAAAAGCCCTTGAACACAACTTTTTGGAAGAAGATGAAAAAGCTTTCAACCAAACGGTTACTTACGGAAAAGATACGTCTTATCAGGAAGTTCTTTCCCTGGCAAGACAGTTTCCAATGATGGGGGATAAGCAGGTGATTATTGTAAAAGAAGCTCAGGATTTAAAACTTAATGATGAAGAAAACAGAATTCTGGAATCCTACGTAGAAAATCCGGTGCCTTCCACTGTTTTGGTCTTTGCTCATAAACATAAGAAGCTGGATAGCAGAAAAAAAGCGGCCAAGGCCTTAGATAAAGCGAAAGCTCTTTTCCTGAGTGAATCTGTAAGGGAAAATAATCTTCCCAAATGGATTTCAGATGAGTGTGCAAAGCTTAAGATTAATACAGCCCCGAATATTTCTCATCTTCTGGCAGAATATCTGGGCAATGATTTGTCAAGAATTTCCAATGAGCTGAACAAACTAAAGATTATCCTTAAAGAAGGGGAGCTTCTGGACGGAGCAATTGTTGAAAACCATATCGGGATTAGTAAAGAATATAATGTTTTTGAACTTCAAAAGGCTTTAGGAACCAAAAATGCCAATGCAGCATTTAAGATTGCACATTTTATGGGTAAGAATCCGAAGAATAATCCTTTTGTAATGATGCTGGCCAGCCTTTATAATTATTTTTCAAACGTCATTATCTATCAGACGATGGCAGGGCAGTCTCCGCAGACCATTGCGTCACAGATGGGAGTAAATCCGTATTTCATCAAAGATTACGCAGAAAGTGCAAGACTTTATCCTCTAAAACATGCTACAAGAGTCATTTCTATTCTGAGGGAATTTGATATGAAAGGAAAAGGACTTGGCGCAGTGAATATGGGAGAAGCAGAACTGATCCGGGAGTTGGTATACAAAATTATCAATGTAGATAAGATAAAAATGAAGGTATGA
- a CDS encoding agmatine/peptidylarginine deiminase translates to MQKKKILFLLLPALLFSCSQTDTPESPGTTTPVTPVYKMPEESAKHEGTWLQWPHQYQYGITYRNRLDVTWVAMTKELVQSEKVHIIAYDNTEKSRITGLLNSAGVPLTHINFKLYQTDDFWVRDNGPIYVKDQNGQLFIQDWGFNGWGNKADYSKCNAIPSKIAADTNLPKINLNSVMVNEGGSMEIDGNGVLMACKSSILNNNRNPGMTQQEAEAIFTKNLGVTKFIWLNGKAGLDITDMHIDGFARFANSSTIITMSPDDLKYWQVPNGDIDNLYDATTKTGAAYQFVKVPLTRNDVITTYGKNVGRASYINYYIANNRVLVPNYNDPNDAVANNIIQQLYPSKQVVGIDCRNLFANGGMVHCVTQQQPQ, encoded by the coding sequence ATGCAAAAAAAGAAAATTTTATTCCTGCTATTACCTGCTCTTTTATTTTCATGTTCACAGACAGATACACCAGAATCTCCAGGGACTACCACTCCGGTAACGCCTGTTTACAAAATGCCGGAAGAATCTGCAAAACATGAAGGAACATGGCTTCAATGGCCGCATCAGTATCAATACGGAATAACCTACCGTAACCGTCTGGATGTAACCTGGGTAGCGATGACCAAAGAACTGGTACAAAGTGAAAAAGTTCATATTATTGCTTATGACAACACAGAAAAGAGCCGTATTACAGGACTTTTAAACAGTGCCGGAGTTCCGCTAACCCATATTAATTTTAAACTTTATCAGACTGATGATTTCTGGGTAAGAGATAACGGACCAATCTATGTGAAAGATCAAAATGGCCAGTTATTTATTCAGGACTGGGGATTTAACGGCTGGGGAAACAAAGCCGATTACAGCAAATGTAATGCAATTCCTTCCAAAATAGCCGCTGATACCAATCTTCCAAAAATCAATCTTAATTCAGTGATGGTTAATGAAGGCGGTAGTATGGAAATTGACGGAAATGGAGTATTAATGGCCTGTAAAAGTTCTATTCTTAATAATAACAGGAATCCAGGAATGACCCAACAGGAAGCAGAAGCTATATTTACTAAAAATTTAGGCGTAACGAAGTTTATCTGGCTGAACGGAAAAGCAGGTCTGGATATTACAGATATGCACATTGACGGTTTTGCCCGGTTCGCCAACTCATCTACCATTATCACAATGAGCCCTGATGATCTTAAATACTGGCAGGTTCCTAACGGAGATATTGATAATCTGTACGATGCCACTACCAAAACCGGAGCAGCTTACCAGTTTGTAAAAGTACCTTTAACAAGAAACGATGTGATCACTACTTACGGAAAAAATGTAGGCCGAGCTTCTTACATTAATTATTATATTGCCAATAACCGTGTATTGGTTCCTAATTACAATGACCCGAATGATGCGGTTGCCAATAATATTATTCAACAGCTCTACCCTAGTAAGCAAGTGGTTGGAATAGACTGCCGTAACTTATTTGCTAATGGCGGAATGGTACATTGTGTAACCCAACAACAGCCTCAATAA
- a CDS encoding HAD family hydrolase, translated as MGIIKNIIFDFGGVLMDWNPRYYFRDYFNDNEKMEYFLEHIAQDEWNIEQDRGRSLAEGTEIQVKKFPEWEKEIRAFYDNWTVMLKSDIPQNVEVLRKLKNTEYNLFGLTNWSEETFPYALENYDFFQIFEGKIVVSGTEKLIKPDPEIWHVLLERYNIKAEESVFIDDNMKNIEMAKSLGFITIQVFPDTDLTKELKKSGVEV; from the coding sequence ATGGGAATTATTAAAAACATTATATTCGATTTCGGGGGTGTGCTTATGGACTGGAACCCGAGATATTACTTCAGGGACTATTTTAATGATAATGAAAAAATGGAATACTTTCTTGAACATATCGCCCAGGATGAATGGAATATTGAACAGGACAGAGGAAGAAGTTTAGCCGAAGGAACAGAAATTCAGGTAAAAAAATTCCCGGAATGGGAAAAAGAAATCCGCGCTTTCTATGACAACTGGACAGTAATGCTGAAAAGCGATATTCCCCAAAATGTAGAAGTGCTCAGAAAGCTTAAAAATACAGAATACAATCTCTTTGGATTAACCAACTGGTCGGAAGAAACATTCCCTTATGCATTGGAAAATTATGATTTCTTTCAGATTTTTGAAGGTAAAATTGTGGTTTCCGGAACAGAAAAACTGATCAAACCCGATCCTGAAATCTGGCATGTGCTTCTTGAAAGATATAATATCAAAGCTGAAGAATCGGTTTTCATTGATGATAATATGAAGAATATTGAAATGGCAAAATCACTTGGATTTATTACCATTCAGGTTTTTCCGGATACTGATCTTACAAAAGAATTAAAGAAATCCGGAGTTGAAGTGTAA
- a CDS encoding 3',5'-cyclic-nucleotide phosphodiesterase has translation MKKTALSLLVLLNIVCKAQNFDVIPLGIYGGEQEDNLSAYLVGAPKDNAFLCLDAGTVNTGIRKAIELKSLDGSAETVLKDQIKGYFVSHGHLDHLSGLIINSPADSKKDIFAIAPVIQILQNHYFITDTWINFADQGQKPILGKYHYNELQEGTEIPAPKTPFFITGYELSHVNPYKSSAALVRRNHHYLLYLGDTGADRIEKSDRLDHLWSTIAPLVKKRQLNTILIEVSFPNSQPENLLFGHLTPNLLTEELSKLKEKTGQSNLEGLNIVVTHRKPTGDNPELIKKELLKNNPLKVNYVFPEQGKKISLP, from the coding sequence ATGAAAAAAACAGCACTTTCTTTATTGGTTCTTCTGAATATTGTTTGTAAAGCACAGAACTTTGATGTCATTCCTCTAGGAATATATGGTGGTGAGCAGGAAGATAATTTATCTGCCTATCTGGTAGGTGCTCCAAAAGACAATGCATTTCTATGTCTTGATGCCGGAACTGTAAATACAGGAATCCGAAAAGCGATTGAATTGAAAAGCCTTGATGGTTCGGCAGAAACGGTTCTAAAAGATCAGATAAAAGGATATTTCGTGTCGCACGGCCACCTTGATCATTTATCAGGACTTATCATCAATTCTCCGGCGGATTCTAAAAAAGATATTTTTGCTATAGCTCCTGTGATTCAGATTTTGCAGAATCATTACTTTATTACGGATACGTGGATCAATTTTGCAGATCAGGGACAAAAACCTATCCTTGGAAAATACCATTATAATGAGCTTCAGGAAGGAACTGAAATTCCTGCACCTAAAACTCCGTTTTTTATAACAGGTTACGAGCTGAGCCATGTAAATCCTTATAAAAGCAGTGCTGCACTGGTAAGAAGAAACCACCACTATCTGCTTTATCTGGGAGATACCGGGGCAGACCGCATTGAAAAATCTGACCGTCTGGACCATCTTTGGAGTACAATAGCTCCTCTTGTTAAAAAAAGACAGCTGAATACTATATTAATTGAAGTTTCTTTTCCAAACAGCCAGCCTGAGAATCTGTTATTCGGACACCTTACTCCTAACCTGCTGACTGAGGAATTAAGTAAGCTGAAAGAAAAAACCGGACAAAGCAACCTTGAGGGACTCAATATTGTCGTCACTCATAGAAAACCTACAGGCGATAATCCTGAACTGATTAAAAAAGAATTACTGAAAAACAATCCTCTGAAAGTAAATTATGTTTTTCCGGAACAGGGTAAAAAGATTAGTTTACCATAA
- a CDS encoding low molecular weight phosphatase family protein gives MYQEILNIIHSLRLDTINSNRKEVLEPLISFIRQKVDEDKEINLNFICTHNSRRSHLAQIWAQAAASFFAIPKVHCYSGGTEITALFPKVAETLNDQGFRVFSIADTANPVYVIRYDDNSLPVIGFSKKYDNLYNPVSGFAAIMTCSQADGGCPFIPGADKRIPITFDDPKISDHTSEQEKVYAERSLEIAKEMFYVFSNIKR, from the coding sequence ATGTATCAAGAAATATTAAATATTATTCATTCTTTACGATTGGATACTATAAATTCCAACAGAAAAGAGGTTTTGGAGCCATTGATCAGCTTCATCAGGCAAAAAGTAGATGAAGACAAAGAAATTAATCTGAATTTCATCTGCACCCATAATTCCCGCCGAAGTCATTTGGCTCAGATTTGGGCACAGGCAGCGGCTTCTTTCTTTGCGATTCCGAAAGTTCACTGTTATTCGGGAGGAACAGAAATTACAGCTTTATTTCCTAAAGTTGCAGAAACCCTGAATGATCAAGGGTTCAGAGTTTTCAGCATTGCCGATACAGCCAATCCGGTGTATGTAATAAGATACGATGACAATAGCCTACCCGTTATTGGCTTTTCTAAAAAATATGACAATCTCTACAATCCAGTTTCGGGATTTGCAGCAATTATGACTTGCTCACAGGCAGATGGCGGATGCCCGTTCATTCCAGGTGCAGATAAAAGAATCCCCATCACTTTTGACGATCCTAAAATTTCAGACCATACTTCGGAACAGGAAAAAGTGTATGCAGAAAGAAGTTTAGAAATTGCTAAAGAAATGTTCTATGTTTTTTCTAACATCAAAAGATAA
- a CDS encoding helix-turn-helix transcriptional regulator: MTKLLLFFSTGYFIYLGRAVDTVVHEHHAIQIALSLEDKIEVISSGSVIKYKAVIIDSDEPHECRTYDNTFLLISIDPECKIGAGLKKSYLSGQKITTLPETMVEELLEDIKPLLESNTSADPLFNTILHFLQKLSNTGETEEMDERIMKVLDILKQPGIEPLKIESLSAVVYLSPSRLIHLFTEQVGIPIRKYILWARLLRALQYIFDGYPYTDAALEAGFSDAPHFNRTFKRMFGQSPSFLLQNSQIIQAHVK; this comes from the coding sequence ATGACAAAGCTTTTACTTTTCTTTTCAACCGGGTACTTTATTTATCTTGGACGCGCTGTTGATACCGTAGTTCATGAGCATCATGCGATACAGATTGCTCTAAGCCTTGAGGATAAGATAGAGGTGATTTCATCAGGCTCTGTGATTAAGTATAAAGCTGTAATTATTGATTCTGATGAACCTCATGAATGCAGAACCTATGATAATACATTCTTATTGATCAGCATTGATCCTGAATGTAAAATTGGGGCAGGTCTTAAAAAATCTTATCTATCCGGGCAAAAAATAACCACATTGCCTGAAACAATGGTGGAAGAATTGTTGGAAGATATCAAGCCGCTGCTGGAGAGCAATACATCAGCTGATCCTCTTTTCAATACGATCCTTCATTTTCTCCAGAAACTATCAAACACAGGTGAAACTGAGGAAATGGATGAGAGAATCATGAAGGTTCTTGATATTCTTAAGCAACCTGGAATTGAGCCTCTGAAAATTGAAAGTTTATCAGCTGTAGTCTATCTTTCTCCAAGCAGACTCATACATTTATTTACAGAACAGGTGGGTATTCCGATAAGGAAGTATATTCTGTGGGCAAGACTGTTAAGAGCATTACAATATATCTTTGATGGCTATCCTTATACAGATGCGGCTCTGGAAGCTGGTTTTTCAGATGCTCCGCATTTCAACCGTACTTTCAAGAGGATGTTTGGACAGTCTCCTTCATTTTTATTGCAGAATAGCCAAATCATACAAGCCCATGTAAAATAA
- a CDS encoding DUF6428 family protein, producing MRLSEIKEILPTLENVEFQLENGNFVPEHFHITEVGQIIKKFIDCGGVIRNEKVVNFQLWNADDYEHRLKPGKLIHIIQLSEEKLRIEDSEIEVEYQGETIGKYDLEFNGKNFVLKNKTTACLAQEACGIPSEKQKRNLSELSANPTSACTPGSGCC from the coding sequence ATGAGACTATCAGAAATTAAAGAAATTCTCCCAACGCTGGAAAATGTTGAATTTCAATTAGAAAACGGAAACTTTGTTCCTGAACACTTCCATATTACGGAAGTAGGACAAATTATAAAAAAATTCATCGATTGCGGAGGAGTAATCAGAAATGAAAAAGTGGTCAACTTCCAGTTATGGAACGCTGATGACTATGAACATCGCCTGAAACCGGGAAAGCTAATTCATATCATCCAGCTTTCTGAAGAAAAACTGAGAATAGAAGACTCAGAAATTGAAGTAGAATATCAGGGAGAGACTATTGGCAAGTATGATTTGGAATTTAACGGTAAAAACTTCGTCCTGAAAAACAAAACGACAGCCTGCCTTGCACAGGAAGCCTGTGGTATTCCATCCGAAAAACAAAAGAGAAACCTGTCTGAATTATCTGCAAACCCAACATCTGCTTGTACTCCGGGATCAGGCTGCTGTTAA
- a CDS encoding GyrI-like domain-containing protein → MLEPEIVYLKPLQVYYQSVKTYYNNEEIEVLWGKFMENEFPHSGIEYFGVIADEPLIKTEINCRYDACASVQSASKILPSKTIFGGKYARFTHKGSYETIDDTYTKIYSRWIFNSGLEFSHTPIIEKYERHAEHEDDQEEQLTYILLPLK, encoded by the coding sequence TTGTTGGAACCGGAAATTGTATATCTTAAGCCATTACAGGTGTATTATCAAAGTGTTAAAACCTATTATAACAACGAAGAAATTGAAGTACTGTGGGGAAAATTCATGGAAAATGAGTTTCCGCATTCCGGAATAGAATATTTTGGAGTTATAGCAGATGAACCTTTGATTAAAACGGAAATCAACTGTAGGTATGATGCATGTGCTTCTGTTCAATCTGCCAGCAAAATCCTTCCTTCAAAAACAATATTTGGCGGAAAATATGCCCGGTTTACTCATAAAGGAAGCTACGAAACAATAGATGATACCTACACAAAAATCTATTCCCGCTGGATTTTTAATTCCGGACTTGAATTTTCGCACACTCCTATCATAGAAAAATATGAAAGACATGCTGAACATGAAGATGATCAGGAAGAACAGCTTACCTATATTTTGTTACCTCTGAAATAA
- a CDS encoding helix-turn-helix domain-containing protein, with product MEDNLNCIYRVINFMEKNYDQPVSVKELEDISHYSYRNIQRIFKYSCGETIGAFQQRLKVENAYKRILYTQENLTTIAIEVGFANIASFSKAFKLHFGISPKQQD from the coding sequence ATGGAAGACAACCTGAATTGTATTTACAGAGTTATCAATTTCATGGAAAAGAATTACGATCAGCCTGTTTCTGTGAAGGAACTGGAAGATATTTCCCATTATTCTTACCGAAATATTCAACGCATCTTTAAATACAGCTGTGGAGAAACAATAGGTGCTTTCCAGCAAAGACTGAAGGTAGAAAATGCTTATAAACGAATTCTTTATACCCAGGAAAACCTTACCACCATTGCCATTGAGGTGGGTTTTGCCAATATTGCTTCTTTTTCAAAAGCTTTTAAACTCCATTTTGGAATTTCCCCAAAGCAGCAAGATTAA
- a CDS encoding PhzF family phenazine biosynthesis protein, protein MKLELYQIDAFTDEIFHGNPACVVPLKNWLPDEILLKIARENAVAETAFFIDNGNTIHLRWFTPEIEMDLCGHATLATAHCLATILNYKSNRITFDTKSGELTVDVKDGMYYMDFPSRMPEVAALPDTIAQSLNMQPKEVFKARDYVLVYDSEEDIKNIEIERSIFDLINLDPGGVIVTSTGTNSDFVSRYFTSQSSILEDPVTGSAHCSLIPFWSERLGKDTLFARQISERGGQLYCENKNERVIVAGKARTYSVGYFWIE, encoded by the coding sequence ATGAAGTTAGAATTATACCAAATAGATGCCTTTACAGATGAGATTTTCCATGGAAATCCTGCATGTGTAGTTCCATTAAAAAATTGGTTACCTGATGAGATCCTATTAAAAATAGCCCGTGAAAATGCTGTAGCAGAAACAGCTTTCTTCATTGATAATGGCAATACAATACACCTGAGATGGTTTACCCCTGAAATAGAAATGGACTTATGTGGACATGCTACCCTTGCCACCGCGCACTGCTTAGCTACCATCTTAAACTATAAGAGCAACAGAATAACATTTGACACCAAAAGCGGTGAGCTAACTGTAGATGTCAAAGACGGGATGTATTACATGGACTTCCCATCAAGAATGCCCGAAGTTGCTGCTCTTCCGGATACAATAGCCCAATCACTGAATATGCAGCCTAAAGAAGTCTTCAAAGCAAGAGACTATGTCTTGGTATACGATTCTGAGGAGGATATAAAAAACATTGAGATTGAAAGGTCTATTTTTGATCTTATCAATCTGGATCCGGGCGGCGTTATTGTAACATCAACAGGTACAAACAGCGATTTTGTCTCAAGGTATTTTACTTCACAATCTTCAATTCTTGAAGATCCTGTTACTGGTTCTGCACACTGCTCACTTATTCCGTTCTGGTCTGAAAGATTAGGAAAAGATACCCTTTTTGCCCGCCAGATTTCTGAAAGAGGCGGCCAGCTTTATTGTGAGAATAAAAATGAAAGGGTAATTGTGGCAGGAAAGGCAAGAACTTATTCTGTGGGATACTTTTGGATAGAGTAA
- the trxB gene encoding thioredoxin-disulfide reductase, with the protein MEQNILDCVIVGSGPSGFTAAIYAARADLKPELYTGLEPGGQLTTTTEVDNFPGYPAGITGPEMMMDLQKQAERFETKVHYEMITKAEFSKEVGGVHKLYTGNKEILAKTVIISTGATAKYLGLDDEKKYAGGGVSACATCDGFFYRGKDVVVVGAGDTAAEEATYLAKLCKKVTLLVRKDVFRASKAMVHRVESTPNIEVKFHHELIGIEGENSLVERAVIINNQTQEKSTVDVEGIFIAIGHKPNTDIFVGQIDLDENGYIVTEKGSTRTNLPGVFAAGDVQDHIYRQAITAAGSGCMSAMDAEKYLAELH; encoded by the coding sequence ATGGAGCAAAACATTTTAGATTGTGTGATCGTTGGATCTGGGCCTTCTGGCTTCACCGCTGCTATCTATGCAGCAAGAGCAGACTTGAAACCTGAATTATATACAGGTCTGGAGCCGGGCGGACAATTAACAACCACTACAGAAGTTGACAACTTCCCAGGGTATCCAGCCGGGATTACAGGTCCTGAAATGATGATGGATCTGCAAAAACAGGCAGAAAGATTTGAAACCAAAGTTCATTACGAAATGATCACTAAAGCTGAATTCTCTAAAGAAGTAGGCGGTGTTCATAAATTATATACAGGAAACAAAGAAATCCTTGCCAAAACAGTTATTATCTCTACAGGAGCTACTGCAAAATATTTAGGTCTTGACGATGAGAAAAAATATGCAGGAGGCGGTGTTTCAGCTTGTGCTACATGTGATGGATTTTTCTACAGAGGAAAAGATGTGGTAGTAGTAGGAGCGGGAGATACAGCGGCTGAAGAGGCTACTTACCTTGCAAAACTTTGTAAAAAAGTAACTTTATTGGTAAGAAAAGACGTTTTCAGAGCTTCCAAAGCAATGGTTCACAGAGTGGAAAGCACTCCGAATATTGAAGTGAAATTCCACCATGAATTAATCGGGATTGAAGGAGAAAACAGTCTGGTAGAAAGAGCCGTAATCATCAATAACCAGACTCAGGAGAAATCTACAGTGGATGTTGAAGGAATCTTTATCGCGATTGGTCACAAACCTAATACAGATATCTTCGTAGGTCAGATAGATCTTGATGAGAATGGATACATCGTTACTGAAAAAGGTTCTACAAGAACGAATCTTCCGGGAGTATTTGCTGCTGGTGACGTTCAGGATCATATCTACAGACAGGCTATTACAGCTGCGGGAAGCGGATGTATGTCTGCAATGGATGCAGAAAAATACTTAGCTGAATTACACTAA
- a CDS encoding ArsR/SmtB family transcription factor, producing the protein MGVTKTDIYTEEQNKLASLLKVLGHPARIAILQYIINQKACICNDLVEELGLAQATISQHLKELKNMGIIKGSIEGKSVCYCINESIWKQFQNEFNLFFNQDVIIKQCC; encoded by the coding sequence ATGGGTGTTACTAAAACAGATATCTATACTGAAGAACAAAATAAGCTGGCTTCTCTGCTTAAAGTTTTGGGACATCCGGCCAGAATAGCCATTTTACAATATATCATCAATCAAAAAGCATGCATCTGTAATGATCTTGTTGAAGAGCTCGGACTTGCCCAGGCCACAATTTCTCAACATTTAAAAGAACTAAAAAATATGGGAATCATAAAAGGTTCAATTGAGGGAAAATCTGTATGCTACTGCATTAATGAAAGTATTTGGAAACAATTTCAAAATGAGTTCAACCTGTTTTTTAATCAGGATGTCATAATAAAGCAATGCTGTTAA
- a CDS encoding type I restriction enzyme HsdR N-terminal domain-containing protein, translating into MELPKLNFQETFDFKFKKDKDKFFIYDLVRKTYLLLTPEEWVRQHWIHYYLTVKSYSTSALITEKKIVLNGLTKRIDLLITEKTEPVILIECKAPQIKLTEKTFEQTARYNSIIGAKEIILTNGLQHINAYYQDGQYQFYRPE; encoded by the coding sequence ATGGAACTTCCAAAACTGAATTTTCAGGAAACTTTTGATTTTAAATTCAAGAAAGACAAAGATAAGTTTTTTATTTATGATTTGGTTCGTAAAACTTATCTTCTGCTCACTCCTGAGGAATGGGTCAGACAGCACTGGATACACTATTACCTTACTGTAAAATCCTATTCTACATCTGCTCTGATAACCGAAAAAAAGATTGTTCTGAATGGCCTTACCAAACGTATTGACCTCCTGATTACGGAAAAGACAGAACCTGTAATTCTGATTGAGTGCAAAGCTCCACAAATCAAATTAACGGAAAAAACCTTCGAACAGACCGCCAGATACAACTCTATCATCGGAGCAAAAGAAATTATTCTTACGAATGGGCTTCAGCATATTAATGCTTATTATCAGGACGGGCAATATCAATTTTACAGGCCGGAATAG
- a CDS encoding VOC family protein, with protein sequence MKRVTAIGGIFFKCKDPEQVNEWYKTHLGLPTSPYGAKFDWKDEESDKKGYTLWSPFKESTQYFEPSTKEFMINYHVENIEALVEALKKEGVTVLDEVATYEYGKFVHILDPEGNKIELFEPVGE encoded by the coding sequence ATGAAAAGAGTAACTGCTATTGGAGGAATCTTCTTTAAGTGTAAAGACCCGGAACAAGTAAATGAATGGTACAAAACCCACCTTGGATTACCAACCAGCCCATATGGTGCCAAATTCGACTGGAAAGATGAAGAATCTGATAAAAAAGGATATACCTTATGGAGCCCTTTTAAAGAATCAACTCAGTATTTTGAGCCCTCTACTAAAGAATTTATGATTAATTATCATGTGGAAAATATTGAAGCACTGGTAGAAGCACTGAAAAAAGAAGGGGTAACAGTATTGGATGAGGTAGCAACATACGAATACGGAAAGTTTGTGCACATCCTGGATCCGGAAGGAAATAAAATCGAATTATTCGAACCGGTAGGAGAGTAG
- a CDS encoding FUSC family protein: MEKELSELTDQELLEKKRTIEARNISNAVILGVLVGIAIYSMITKGLSLMTFIPVLFAFFVANSWNKDKKALKKELSSRNLK, encoded by the coding sequence ATGGAGAAAGAATTATCGGAATTAACAGATCAGGAACTGTTGGAGAAAAAAAGAACAATTGAAGCCCGCAATATCTCCAATGCTGTTATCCTTGGAGTATTAGTTGGTATAGCTATTTATAGTATGATAACCAAGGGACTTAGTTTGATGACTTTCATCCCTGTATTATTTGCTTTTTTTGTGGCAAACAGCTGGAATAAAGATAAGAAAGCATTGAAAAAAGAATTAAGTTCAAGAAATCTAAAATAA